A stretch of Chiloscyllium punctatum isolate Juve2018m chromosome 34, sChiPun1.3, whole genome shotgun sequence DNA encodes these proteins:
- the hamp gene encoding hepcidin-1 yields the protein MGSTQMKTRLVLVALMLLVFVEMRQCLPMSKTENGQGTLSTERSQNPSNVASVLLRQKRMSHISVCVYCCGCCKKRTCGICCKL from the exons ATGGGCAGTACCCAGATGAAAACCCGACTGGTCCTGGTCGCTCTGATGTTACTGGTCTTTGTTGAGATGAGACAGTGTCTGCCAATGTCCAAG ACTGAGAATGGACAAGGTACCCTGAGTACTGAGAGATCCCAAAACCCGTCGAACGTG GCATCCGTGCTGTTGCGGCAGAAGAGAATGAGCCACATCTCGGTCTGCGTATACTGCTGTGGTTGCTGTAAAAAGAGAACGTGCGGAATCTGCTGCAAACTTTAA